A section of the Desulfobacteraceae bacterium genome encodes:
- a CDS encoding ABC transporter ATP-binding protein, whose translation MRRPFKPRFSERHRRLLAMVRGNWVRLLLAMLCMLLMAGASSAIPFMIKPVVDDIFISRDVTMLKLVPLAVVLIYLVLGAAMYGQEYFLGWVGHDVIRQLRNSLYDKIQDLPISFFQAEKTGSLMSRITNDVSVIKDMVSSAITGAIRDLFTIVGLTGVIFYRDWKSALAALVVLPLAFYPIVRLGRRVRRVTTGTQEIRAELNAFLHETFAGNKIVKAFGMEPYEKQRFFHKTRRLFRLEMKTVKAKALSSPVMEFLGGLGVAFVIWYGGSKVIAGTSTPGTFFSFMGAVLMLYGPVKKLSKLNNTVQQGLAGVDRVFDILEQASDIRDPVNPLVIPPGPHRITFQDVWFRYDTKPILRGITLDVGPGEI comes from the coding sequence ATGAGACGGCCCTTTAAACCCCGCTTCAGCGAGCGCCACCGGCGGCTTCTGGCCATGGTTCGCGGCAACTGGGTCAGGCTCTTGCTCGCCATGCTCTGCATGCTGCTCATGGCCGGGGCCAGCTCCGCGATTCCCTTTATGATCAAACCGGTGGTGGACGACATCTTCATCAGCCGGGACGTCACCATGCTCAAATTGGTGCCCCTGGCGGTGGTTCTGATCTACCTCGTTCTGGGCGCGGCCATGTACGGTCAGGAATATTTTCTAGGCTGGGTGGGGCACGACGTCATTCGTCAGCTGCGCAACAGCCTCTACGACAAGATCCAGGACCTGCCGATCTCCTTTTTTCAGGCCGAAAAAACCGGCAGCCTGATGTCGCGCATCACCAACGACGTGAGCGTCATCAAGGACATGGTCTCCAGCGCCATTACCGGCGCCATCCGGGACCTGTTCACCATCGTCGGCCTGACCGGGGTCATCTTCTACCGCGACTGGAAAAGCGCCCTCGCGGCCCTGGTGGTACTGCCGCTGGCCTTTTACCCCATCGTGCGGCTGGGGCGCCGGGTGCGGCGGGTGACCACCGGCACCCAGGAGATCCGCGCCGAGCTCAATGCCTTTTTGCACGAGACCTTTGCCGGCAACAAGATCGTCAAGGCCTTCGGCATGGAGCCTTACGAAAAGCAGCGCTTCTTCCACAAGACCCGCAGGCTCTTCCGGCTGGAGATGAAGACCGTCAAGGCCAAGGCCCTCTCCTCGCCGGTGATGGAGTTCTTGGGCGGCCTGGGGGTGGCCTTCGTGATCTGGTACGGCGGCTCCAAGGTGATCGCCGGGACCTCCACCCCCGGCACCTTCTTCTCCTTCATGGGGGCGGTCCTGATGCTTTACGGCCCGGTCAAGAAGCTGAGCAAACTCAACAACACCGTCCAGCAGGGACTTGCCGGGGTGGACCGCGTCTTCGACATTCTGGAGCAGGCCTCGGATATCCGCGACCCCGTCAACCCGCTGGTGATCCCGCCTGGGCCGCATCGGATCACCTTCCAGGACGTCTGGTTTCGCTACGACACAAAGCCCATTCTGCGGGGGATCACCCTGGATGTGGGCCCCGGCGAGATC